The following are from one region of the Actinoplanes sp. L3-i22 genome:
- a CDS encoding 2'-5' RNA ligase family protein: MEPTQSALIVPIPEAEPAVADLRARHDRSASWGVPAHITVIFPFLPPEQLTPQVLAAVRLIAAGVPRFYLSLDRVGWFGDRVLWLSPNPAEPFRELTNRLAVRFPQAEPYGGQFTDVVPHLTVGHDAPGLTAVAAGVEAKLPVKARVTALRLITGRPEPGDSWHTLTDFPLG, from the coding sequence ATGGAACCGACGCAGAGCGCCCTGATCGTTCCGATTCCCGAGGCCGAACCGGCCGTCGCCGATCTGCGGGCGCGGCACGACCGGTCGGCGTCCTGGGGCGTGCCCGCGCACATCACGGTGATCTTCCCGTTCCTGCCGCCGGAGCAGCTGACCCCGCAGGTCCTGGCCGCGGTCCGGCTGATCGCCGCCGGGGTGCCGCGCTTCTACCTGAGCCTGGACCGGGTCGGCTGGTTCGGGGACCGGGTGCTGTGGCTGTCGCCGAACCCGGCCGAGCCGTTCCGGGAGCTGACCAACCGGCTCGCGGTCCGGTTCCCGCAGGCCGAGCCGTACGGCGGGCAGTTCACCGACGTCGTCCCGCACCTGACCGTCGGCCACGACGCGCCCGGGCTGACCGCGGTGGCCGCCGGGGTGGAAGCCAAACTGCCGGTCAAGGCCCGGGTCACGGCGCTGCGCCTGATCACCGGGCGGCCCGAGCCCGGCGACTCCTGGCACACCCTGACCGACTTCCCGCTGGGTTAA